The following are encoded in a window of Pseudalgibacter alginicilyticus genomic DNA:
- a CDS encoding heavy-metal-associated domain-containing protein, with amino-acid sequence MNFLKKNHEHKNDNVIDVSKKVILGVAVIAVVVFTSCKNETKKETETTTTQVSKEIAMTDLSFGVRGNCGMCKSTIEKAANGVDGVASANWDVDKKKIDVSFDDTKTDEMAIHNAIAASGYDTEKVSGSEEAYKDLPGCCQYDHEMMMNQSGEEESDDHSNHDH; translated from the coding sequence ATGAATTTTTTAAAGAAAAATCACGAACACAAAAACGATAATGTAATCGACGTGAGTAAAAAAGTAATTTTAGGTGTAGCTGTAATAGCAGTAGTAGTTTTTACAAGTTGTAAAAACGAAACCAAAAAAGAAACAGAAACAACCACAACGCAAGTTTCAAAAGAAATCGCAATGACAGACCTTTCTTTTGGAGTAAGAGGTAATTGTGGTATGTGTAAAAGTACCATTGAAAAAGCGGCCAATGGTGTAGATGGTGTTGCAAGTGCCAATTGGGATGTCGATAAAAAGAAGATTGATGTCTCTTTTGATGATACAAAAACCGATGAAATGGCAATCCATAATGCTATCGCAGCATCAGGTTATGATACTGAAAAAGTTTCAGGAAGTGAAGAAGCCTATAAAGATTTACCAGGTTGTTGTCAATACGACCACGAAATGATGATGAATCAATCTGGTGAAGAAGAAAGTGATGACCATTCAAATCACGACCATTAA
- a CDS encoding DUF6943 family protein codes for MSTFELKTHQVGRTYSNPHFFILNKGLNSGKPLTNPCPNCFVVTTSTEEEKHTLFHISMMLQIGGFYAYYLKGSVIPFISIDDCRKTLKNSYTSLFYNEIQLQKHINIVSAISKKEAELHNIISKMADLKISYIQSLFSIMQKEAI; via the coding sequence ATGTCAACTTTTGAACTAAAAACACACCAAGTCGGAAGAACTTACTCAAACCCTCACTTTTTTATACTAAACAAAGGACTAAACAGCGGAAAACCCTTGACAAATCCTTGTCCTAATTGTTTTGTAGTCACAACTTCAACCGAAGAAGAAAAACACACGCTTTTTCACATATCTATGATGTTGCAAATTGGCGGTTTTTACGCTTACTATTTAAAAGGTAGTGTTATTCCGTTTATCTCGATAGATGATTGTAGAAAGACTTTAAAAAACAGTTACACCTCATTGTTTTATAATGAAATTCAGTTGCAAAAGCATATTAATATAGTGTCAGCAATTAGCAAAAAGGAAGCGGAGCTTCATAATATCATTTCAAAAATGGCAGATTTAAAAATATCTTATATTCAAAGTTTATTTTCTATAATGCAAAAAGAAGCAATCTAA
- a CDS encoding DUF6266 family protein: MGKIAQGILGGLSGKVGNIIGGSWKGIDYIRIKPSSVANPRTVGQVNQRTKFTATLEFLQAVKPFIKLGYKGLAVKKTEFNAAMSYVLNNAITGTEPNFVIDYPNALVSRGGLSGALNPTTDLATAGEVTFGWDDNSAEGNANTTDKSMLLVYNPSKRESISLLDGADRTVGSQIVPIPTTYAGDTVELFMAFITADGSQVSNSIYLGSGTAN; the protein is encoded by the coding sequence ATGGGTAAAATTGCTCAAGGTATTTTAGGAGGGCTTTCAGGTAAGGTTGGAAACATTATCGGTGGAAGCTGGAAAGGAATTGATTACATTAGAATTAAACCTTCAAGTGTAGCTAATCCACGAACTGTTGGTCAGGTAAACCAAAGAACAAAGTTTACTGCCACTTTAGAATTTTTACAAGCTGTAAAACCTTTTATTAAGTTAGGTTATAAAGGGTTAGCTGTTAAGAAAACAGAATTTAATGCTGCGATGTCGTATGTGTTGAATAATGCGATTACAGGTACAGAACCTAACTTTGTTATCGACTATCCGAACGCTTTAGTAAGTCGAGGAGGTTTATCTGGTGCGTTAAACCCAACGACTGATTTGGCAACAGCTGGAGAAGTAACGTTTGGTTGGGATGATAACTCTGCAGAAGGTAATGCAAATACTACTGACAAGTCTATGTTATTGGTTTACAATCCATCAAAAAGAGAATCTATTTCTTTACTTGATGGAGCAGATAGAACAGTAGGTTCTCAAATTGTTCCAATCCCAACAACCTATGCAGGAGATACAGTAGAGCTATTTATGGCTTTTATTACTGCTGATGGTAGTCAAGTATCTAATAGTATTTATTTAGGCTCTGGTACAGCTAATTAA
- a CDS encoding 3'-5' exonuclease, which produces MIFDWFNKKNKNTPEFWETYLNNFKNLKKVDIPDARFVVFDTETTGFDSDADRILSIGAVTIQNKKIAVKSNFEIYLHQEVFKPETVKIHGILKDGKFKKVSELEAIKSFLDYIKTDVLVAHHARFDYRMVNSMLLRNGLGKLKNNFIDTAVLYKKSKHIIYQETLKNYSLDELAKELNVPIIDRHTASGDALITAIVFLKILSRLKSNTNNNLGWDYLLKT; this is translated from the coding sequence ATGATTTTTGATTGGTTTAATAAAAAAAACAAAAACACGCCTGAGTTCTGGGAAACATATCTTAATAATTTTAAGAACTTAAAAAAAGTAGACATTCCAGATGCTCGTTTTGTAGTTTTTGATACAGAAACTACTGGTTTTGATTCTGATGCAGACAGAATTCTTTCCATAGGGGCTGTTACCATACAAAACAAAAAAATTGCCGTTAAAAGCAATTTTGAAATTTATTTACATCAAGAGGTTTTTAAACCAGAAACCGTAAAAATTCATGGTATTTTAAAGGACGGTAAATTTAAAAAAGTATCTGAATTAGAAGCTATTAAATCTTTTTTAGATTATATAAAAACAGATGTTTTAGTAGCACACCATGCCCGTTTTGACTACCGCATGGTAAATAGTATGCTTTTAAGAAATGGCTTAGGAAAACTAAAAAATAATTTTATTGATACGGCTGTACTATATAAAAAATCAAAACATATCATCTATCAAGAAACGCTTAAGAATTACTCTTTAGATGAATTAGCGAAAGAACTTAATGTTCCTATAATTGATAGACACACAGCAAGTGGCGATGCACTTATAACTGCAATTGTATTTTTAAAAATACTTTCTCGTTTAAAGAGCAATACAAATAATAACCTTGGGTGGGATTATTTACTTAAAACCTAA
- a CDS encoding DUF294 nucleotidyltransferase-like domain-containing protein has product MANSIADRVSFFLSGYPPFNMLGKKSLLEIASQVDIIYLEKGDTVFKKDDAYHKHFYIVRDGAVNLYHITETNKNIVGINDTGDIFGLRALITKENYKLSSVANEESILYAIPIEVFETVTQKQVKIHKYLVTSFASNTYDPYTAEENDEIFVDYLPNSSQDIANFQTADYTKTPITCTTDSHLKEAATLMCTHSISCIIVVDEHKHPVGIITNSDIKKKIATGLFPITTPVTNVMSSPVFTDNRNTTVANAQLQMIQHNISHLCITKDGTPNSKLVGILTHHDILVTLGNSPSVLLKEVKRAKRNKNLRSARLKSNTLLKSYLEQNIPLSHIIKVISKINDAVVVRAIELSIKKMETPPPVAFSWIAIGSQGRKEQLLFTDQDNALIFDDVPKEDYKKTQEYFLQLAKLVTKSLNIIGFEYCKADMMASNIEWCKSISEWKTQFNNWIISADEKGILLSSIFFDYSLSFGNKPLVDDLTDSIYKTLEHSSLFFNLLAKDALKSPPPLGFFKQFLVEQNGEHKDLFNIKRKGLMPLIDAARLLVLSKQIKNINSTYDRYDKLAQIDPNNKELYHSCAYAFKALLKFKTKQGLLHNNDGKFIELSSLTKEEQLKLKRCFKPIKEIQESLKLRFNLSNAL; this is encoded by the coding sequence ATGGCTAACTCAATAGCAGATCGTGTTTCTTTTTTTTTAAGTGGATATCCGCCGTTTAATATGCTTGGTAAAAAAAGCTTATTAGAAATCGCTTCACAAGTAGATATTATTTATTTAGAAAAAGGAGATACTGTTTTTAAAAAAGATGATGCTTACCATAAACACTTTTACATTGTACGAGACGGTGCTGTAAATTTATATCATATCACTGAAACGAATAAAAACATTGTAGGCATTAATGACACTGGCGATATTTTTGGCTTAAGAGCACTAATAACTAAAGAAAACTATAAACTTTCATCTGTTGCAAACGAGGAATCTATTTTATATGCCATTCCTATTGAAGTGTTTGAAACTGTAACTCAAAAACAAGTTAAAATACACAAATACTTAGTTACTTCTTTTGCTAGTAATACATATGACCCCTATACAGCAGAAGAGAACGATGAAATTTTTGTAGATTATCTACCTAATAGCTCACAGGATATAGCAAACTTTCAAACAGCCGACTATACAAAAACGCCCATTACTTGCACAACGGACTCCCATTTAAAAGAAGCCGCAACCTTAATGTGTACACATAGTATTAGCTGTATTATTGTAGTTGATGAGCATAAACATCCTGTAGGTATTATTACTAATAGTGATATTAAGAAAAAAATAGCTACAGGATTATTTCCCATTACAACACCTGTTACCAATGTAATGTCATCACCTGTTTTTACAGATAATAGAAATACAACAGTTGCCAATGCTCAATTACAGATGATTCAACACAACATTAGCCATTTGTGTATAACTAAAGATGGTACTCCAAATTCTAAATTAGTAGGTATTTTAACACATCATGATATTTTAGTTACTTTAGGAAACAGTCCTTCTGTGTTATTAAAAGAAGTAAAAAGAGCTAAAAGAAATAAAAATTTAAGAAGTGCTCGTTTAAAATCTAACACACTATTAAAAAGTTACTTAGAACAAAATATCCCATTATCTCACATTATTAAAGTTATTTCAAAAATAAATGACGCCGTTGTGGTACGTGCTATAGAACTATCTATTAAAAAAATGGAAACACCACCTCCAGTAGCATTTTCTTGGATAGCTATTGGTAGCCAAGGTAGAAAAGAACAATTGCTATTTACCGACCAAGATAATGCCCTTATTTTTGATGACGTTCCAAAAGAAGATTATAAAAAAACACAAGAATACTTTCTACAATTAGCAAAATTAGTTACAAAATCACTTAACATCATTGGTTTTGAATATTGCAAAGCAGACATGATGGCTAGTAATATAGAATGGTGCAAATCCATTTCTGAATGGAAAACACAATTCAATAATTGGATTATTAGTGCAGACGAAAAAGGTATCCTATTGTCTTCCATATTTTTTGATTACAGTCTTTCTTTCGGCAACAAACCATTGGTAGACGATTTAACTGATAGCATCTATAAAACATTAGAACACTCCTCACTATTCTTTAATTTATTAGCAAAAGATGCTTTAAAAAGTCCTCCACCTTTAGGATTTTTCAAACAATTTTTAGTGGAACAAAATGGCGAACACAAAGACTTATTTAATATTAAAAGAAAAGGCTTAATGCCTTTAATTGATGCTGCTAGATTGTTAGTATTAAGTAAGCAAATAAAAAATATAAACAGCACCTATGATAGGTATGATAAATTGGCTCAAATAGACCCCAATAATAAAGAACTATATCATTCTTGTGCATATGCTTTTAAAGCTTTACTTAAATTCAAAACAAAACAAGGGCTACTCCATAATAACGATGGTAAATTTATTGAACTATCATCGCTTACCAAAGAGGAGCAGTTAAAATTAAAAAGATGTTTTAAACCTATTAAAGAAATTCAAGAATCACTTAAATTACGTTTTAACCTATCTAATGCCTTATAA
- a CDS encoding fumarylacetoacetate hydrolase family protein encodes MKILAIGKNYVNDKAEISANKTGNQIIFSKPESSLVENNKDVVYPSFTNQLNYEVELVIKIGKTGKDISLNDAPAYISEIGIGIDYTAKDVFNACRETKGPWDLGKGFDGAAPISSFKPVSNFPDLNNINFNLVINGEDKQVGNTNYMIYNFAEIIAFTSKYMTLNPGDLIFTGTPATGTGVIQKGDHLQASIEKELLLDFKMI; translated from the coding sequence ATGAAAATATTAGCCATCGGAAAAAATTATGTTAACGATAAAGCAGAAATCAGTGCGAATAAAACGGGAAATCAAATCATATTTTCTAAACCAGAATCTAGTCTTGTAGAAAACAATAAAGATGTTGTTTACCCCAGTTTTACAAATCAATTAAATTATGAAGTAGAATTGGTAATAAAGATTGGAAAAACGGGAAAGGACATATCACTTAATGATGCACCAGCATACATCTCTGAAATTGGTATTGGCATTGATTACACGGCAAAAGATGTTTTTAATGCCTGCAGAGAAACTAAAGGTCCTTGGGATTTAGGGAAAGGATTTGATGGCGCTGCTCCTATTTCATCTTTCAAACCAGTGTCTAACTTTCCAGATTTAAATAACATCAATTTTAATTTGGTTATTAATGGCGAAGATAAACAAGTAGGCAATACCAATTACATGATTTATAATTTCGCCGAAATCATTGCATTCACATCAAAATACATGACACTAAATCCTGGTGATTTAATTTTTACTGGAACACCTGCTACAGGTACTGGAGTTATTCAAAAAGGAGATCATTTACAAGCATCCATTGAAAAAGAGTTACTTTTAGATTTTAAAATGATATAG
- a CDS encoding alpha-ketoacid dehydrogenase subunit alpha/beta: protein MQTVPDLQNNMSFDDFKTEVLNDYKIAVMSRECSLLGRREVLTGKAKFGIFGDGKEVPQIAMAKAFLKGDWRSGYYRDQTFMMAIGEYTIEEFFAGLYGNTNLEHEPMSAGRQMGGHFTTHILDENGDWKNQTQQYNSSTDISPTAAQMPRLLGLAQASKIYRQLENIQQDKFSVKGNEVAWGTIGNASTSEGVFFETINAAGVLQVPMIISIWDDEYGISVHAKHQTTKENISEILKGFQRDTNTNGLEILRVKGWDYPNVVETYAEAASIAREEHVPVVIHVVELTQPQGHSTSGSHERYKNKQRLNWEADHDCNKKMRDWIIESGIADNETLLGIERNIKKEVRAGREKAWTTFIDPVKKEKESLITVLNNLVELSKNPKELTKTKNTLVSIKEPTRKEILSTARKALQQSIGNQNTERQRLCDWVNDYFNFIQPKFSSHLYSESEKAASKVTEIKPTYLDNAPLVDGRIIIRDNFDTIFNSHPEALIFGEDTGNIGDVNQGLEGLQNKYGELRIADTGIREATIIGQGIGMSLRGLRPIAEIQYLDYILYCLQIMSDDLASLHYRTKGRQKAPLIIRTRGHRLEGIWHSGSPMGGIINLVRGILVLVPRNMVKAAGFYNTLLLSDEPALVIECLNGYRLKEKMPNNMGCFTTPVGVVETIKKGNDITLVSYGSTLRIVEQAAKELLEAGINAEIIDIQSLIPFDINHDIAKSIQKTNRLMVIDEDVPGGASAYILNEILNTQNTFMYLDSAPKTLTSKAHRPAYGSDGDYFSKPSVEDVYEAVYNVMHEVNPKNYPALR from the coding sequence ATGCAGACTGTTCCTGACTTACAAAATAACATGTCGTTTGATGATTTTAAGACTGAAGTTTTAAATGATTACAAAATAGCTGTCATGAGTAGGGAATGTAGTTTATTGGGACGTCGCGAAGTTCTAACTGGAAAAGCTAAATTCGGTATTTTTGGAGATGGCAAAGAAGTTCCTCAAATAGCCATGGCCAAAGCTTTTTTGAAAGGCGATTGGAGATCGGGTTACTACCGCGACCAAACTTTCATGATGGCCATTGGAGAATATACTATCGAAGAATTTTTTGCTGGTCTTTATGGAAATACCAATTTGGAACATGAACCCATGTCTGCAGGACGTCAAATGGGTGGTCATTTTACAACACATATTTTGGATGAAAATGGAGATTGGAAAAACCAAACCCAACAATATAATTCCAGCACAGACATCTCTCCGACTGCTGCACAAATGCCACGTCTTTTAGGCTTAGCTCAAGCATCAAAAATATATAGACAGTTAGAAAATATCCAACAAGACAAATTTTCCGTAAAAGGAAATGAAGTGGCTTGGGGCACTATTGGAAATGCGAGTACGTCTGAAGGTGTATTTTTTGAAACGATAAATGCAGCTGGAGTACTTCAAGTCCCCATGATTATTAGTATTTGGGATGATGAATACGGTATATCTGTACATGCCAAACACCAAACAACTAAAGAAAATATTTCAGAAATATTAAAAGGTTTTCAGCGAGACACCAATACCAACGGATTGGAAATATTACGCGTTAAAGGATGGGATTATCCTAATGTAGTAGAAACCTATGCTGAAGCAGCTTCTATAGCTAGGGAAGAACATGTACCCGTTGTAATTCATGTTGTAGAGCTTACACAACCCCAAGGGCATTCTACTTCAGGCTCTCATGAACGTTACAAAAACAAGCAACGTTTAAATTGGGAAGCTGACCATGATTGTAACAAAAAAATGCGCGATTGGATTATTGAATCTGGTATAGCAGACAATGAAACACTACTTGGGATAGAACGCAACATAAAAAAAGAGGTTCGTGCAGGTAGAGAAAAAGCATGGACTACTTTTATTGACCCGGTTAAGAAAGAAAAAGAAAGCCTTATAACAGTTTTAAATAACTTAGTTGAACTTAGTAAAAACCCTAAAGAACTAACTAAAACTAAAAATACTTTAGTAAGTATTAAGGAACCAACTCGCAAAGAAATACTATCAACCGCTAGAAAAGCATTACAACAATCTATTGGTAATCAAAATACTGAACGACAAAGATTATGCGATTGGGTAAACGATTATTTTAATTTTATTCAACCTAAGTTTAGTTCACATTTATATTCAGAATCTGAAAAAGCCGCTTCAAAGGTTACAGAAATAAAACCAACCTACCTGGACAATGCTCCCTTAGTTGATGGTCGAATTATTATCAGGGATAATTTTGATACAATTTTTAATTCACATCCCGAAGCACTTATTTTTGGTGAGGACACAGGTAATATTGGTGACGTAAATCAAGGATTGGAAGGTTTACAAAACAAATATGGCGAATTGCGTATTGCCGATACTGGTATTAGGGAAGCAACTATTATAGGACAAGGTATAGGCATGTCTTTAAGAGGCTTACGCCCCATTGCAGAAATTCAATATTTAGACTATATTCTGTATTGTTTACAGATTATGAGTGATGATTTAGCTAGTTTACATTATAGAACTAAAGGTCGCCAAAAAGCACCACTTATTATACGAACACGTGGGCACAGACTGGAAGGTATTTGGCACTCAGGCTCCCCAATGGGTGGTATTATTAATTTAGTTAGAGGTATTTTAGTGTTAGTTCCCAGAAACATGGTTAAAGCAGCTGGATTTTACAATACGCTTTTACTTAGTGACGAACCTGCATTGGTAATTGAGTGTTTAAATGGCTACAGATTAAAAGAAAAAATGCCAAACAATATGGGATGCTTTACAACACCTGTTGGTGTTGTAGAAACCATAAAAAAAGGAAACGATATTACACTCGTATCATACGGCTCTACCCTCAGAATTGTAGAACAAGCTGCAAAAGAGCTTTTAGAAGCAGGCATTAACGCTGAAATTATTGATATACAGTCTCTCATTCCTTTCGATATAAATCATGATATAGCTAAAAGCATTCAAAAAACTAATAGACTCATGGTTATAGATGAAGATGTGCCAGGAGGAGCTTCTGCTTATATTTTAAATGAAATTTTAAATACTCAAAATACGTTTATGTATTTAGATAGCGCGCCAAAAACACTTACTTCAAAAGCACATAGACCAGCTTATGGCAGTGATGGCGACTATTTTTCAAAACCATCTGTAGAAGATGTTTATGAAGCTGTTTATAACGTTATGCACGAAGTAAACCCTAAGAATTATCCAGCATTAAGATAA
- a CDS encoding TIGR00730 family Rossman fold protein translates to MRKEQHPKGWNEIKTNDSWAIFKIMGEFVNGYEKLSKIGPCVSIFGSARTKPDNPYYLLAEKIAKNIVEAGYGVITGGGPGIMEAGNKGAHLGGGTSVGLNIDLPFEQHDNPYIDPDKSLDFDYFFVRKVMFVKYSQGFVVMPGGFGTLDELFEAITLIQTHKIEKFPIILVGTEFWKDLLGWIKNSLLEHFGNISPKDLDLIHLVDTPEDVINILDSFYKESGLSPNF, encoded by the coding sequence ATGAGAAAAGAACAGCACCCCAAAGGTTGGAACGAAATTAAAACAAATGATTCATGGGCTATTTTTAAAATTATGGGTGAATTTGTAAACGGCTATGAAAAACTTAGCAAAATTGGACCATGTGTCTCTATTTTTGGATCTGCCAGAACAAAACCAGACAACCCATATTATCTTTTAGCTGAAAAAATTGCTAAAAACATAGTAGAAGCAGGTTATGGTGTTATAACAGGAGGTGGACCAGGTATTATGGAAGCAGGGAACAAAGGGGCACATTTAGGAGGAGGCACCTCTGTTGGTTTAAATATTGATTTACCGTTTGAACAGCATGACAACCCTTATATTGACCCCGATAAGAGTTTAGATTTTGATTATTTTTTCGTTAGAAAAGTTATGTTTGTTAAATACTCACAGGGTTTTGTTGTCATGCCCGGAGGTTTTGGAACCTTAGATGAATTATTTGAAGCCATTACATTAATACAAACTCATAAAATTGAAAAATTCCCTATAATATTAGTTGGTACAGAGTTCTGGAAAGACTTATTAGGATGGATTAAAAATAGCTTATTAGAACATTTTGGAAACATCAGTCCTAAAGATTTAGACTTAATTCACTTGGTAGACACCCCTGAAGATGTTATTAATATTTTAGACAGTTTTTATAAAGAATCTGGTTTAAGTCCTAATTTTTAA
- the uvrA gene encoding excinuclease ABC subunit UvrA, with the protein MSQFEDFIEVKGARVHNLKNIDVSIPREKLVVITGLSGSGKSSLAFDTIYAEGQRRYIETFSAYARQFLGGLERPDVDKIDGLSPVIAIEQKTTSKSPRSTVGTITEIYDFLRLLFARASDAYSYNTGDKMVSYSDDQIKKLIVSDFKGKRINILAPVVRSRKGHYRELFEQIAKQGFVKVRTDGEIQDLKKGMKLDRYKTHDIEIVIDRLVIDDSAENDKRLTETINTAMYHGEDVIMVLDQDTNHTRYFSRSLMCPTSGISYPNPEPNNFSFNSPKGACNNCNGIGTLYQVNENKIIPDDTLSIKNGALAPHGPEKNSWIFKQFETIAHRYNFKLTDAYKNIPDAAKQMILYGGNEKFSIESKTLGVTRDYKIDFEGVANFIENQYKTAESTSLKRWAKDYMDKVTCPVCKGSRLKKESLYFKINGKNIAELANSDIVELVNWFSDLNNHLSEKQLKIAEEVIKEIKSRLQFLLDVGLNYLSLNRSSKSLSGGEAQRIRLATQIGSQLVGVLYILDEPSIGLHQRDNEKLINSLISLRDIGNSVIVVEHDKDMIERADYVIDIGPKAGKYGGEIISIGTPKELKTHNTLTANYLNGNKEIEIPKKRREGNGKFLELKGCTGNNLKNVSVKFPLGKMIGVTGVSGSGKSTLINETLYPILNAYYFNGVKKPMPYKSIKGMEHIDKVIDINQSPIGRTPRSNPATYTGTFSEIRALFAKIPEAMIRGYKAGRFSFNVKGGRCETCQGGGLRVIEMNFLPDVYVECETCQGKRFNRETLEIRYKGKSISDVLDMTINEAVDFFEHIPKIHKKLKTIKDVGLGYITLGQQSTTLSGGEAQRIKLATELSKRDTGNTFYILDEPTTGLHFEDIRVLMIVLNKLANKGNTILIIEHNLDVIKTVDHIIDIGYEGGKGGGKVIVEGTPEEVAKHKKSYTAKFLKKELK; encoded by the coding sequence ATGAGTCAATTTGAAGATTTTATTGAAGTTAAAGGAGCACGTGTTCATAATTTAAAAAATATAGATGTATCCATTCCTCGTGAAAAATTAGTAGTTATTACTGGTTTATCGGGTAGTGGAAAATCTTCTCTTGCTTTTGATACTATTTATGCTGAAGGACAGCGTCGGTATATAGAAACATTTTCAGCCTATGCCAGACAGTTTTTAGGAGGTTTAGAACGTCCAGATGTTGACAAAATTGATGGCCTCTCCCCTGTTATTGCTATTGAACAAAAAACAACCAGCAAATCACCACGTTCTACCGTGGGTACCATTACGGAAATTTATGATTTTTTGCGTTTGTTATTCGCCAGAGCAAGTGATGCTTATAGTTACAATACAGGCGATAAAATGGTAAGCTATAGTGATGATCAAATTAAAAAACTTATTGTTAGCGATTTTAAAGGAAAACGCATCAATATTTTAGCTCCTGTTGTACGTTCCAGAAAAGGGCATTATCGCGAATTATTTGAGCAAATTGCCAAACAGGGCTTTGTGAAAGTACGAACAGATGGCGAGATTCAAGACCTTAAAAAAGGTATGAAACTCGACAGATACAAAACCCACGATATAGAAATTGTTATTGACAGATTAGTAATTGATGATTCTGCCGAAAATGACAAACGTTTAACCGAAACTATTAATACTGCTATGTATCATGGTGAAGATGTAATAATGGTTTTAGATCAAGACACAAACCACACACGATATTTTAGTAGAAGTTTAATGTGTCCAACCTCGGGAATTTCTTATCCAAATCCAGAACCAAATAATTTTTCTTTTAATTCCCCAAAAGGAGCTTGCAACAACTGCAACGGCATTGGAACACTTTACCAAGTGAATGAAAATAAAATCATTCCTGACGATACGCTTTCTATTAAAAATGGCGCATTAGCACCTCATGGACCAGAGAAAAACAGTTGGATTTTCAAGCAATTTGAAACCATTGCTCATCGCTACAATTTTAAATTAACGGATGCCTACAAAAATATTCCTGATGCTGCCAAACAAATGATTTTATATGGAGGTAACGAAAAATTTTCTATTGAAAGTAAAACCTTAGGAGTAACTCGCGATTATAAAATAGATTTTGAAGGTGTTGCCAATTTTATTGAAAACCAATATAAAACAGCGGAATCTACCTCTTTAAAACGATGGGCAAAAGATTATATGGATAAAGTTACTTGCCCTGTTTGCAAAGGTTCACGATTGAAAAAAGAATCACTTTATTTTAAAATAAATGGTAAAAACATTGCAGAACTTGCTAATTCAGATATTGTAGAACTTGTTAATTGGTTTAGTGACCTGAATAATCATTTATCGGAAAAACAATTAAAAATTGCCGAAGAAGTCATCAAAGAAATTAAATCAAGGTTGCAATTTCTTTTAGATGTTGGCTTAAATTATTTATCCTTAAACCGGAGTTCAAAATCACTTTCGGGAGGTGAAGCGCAGCGTATTCGTTTAGCAACACAAATTGGCTCTCAATTAGTTGGTGTTTTGTATATCTTAGACGAACCAAGCATTGGTTTACATCAACGTGATAATGAAAAATTAATAAATTCCTTAATCTCTCTTCGGGATATTGGTAATTCTGTTATAGTTGTAGAACACGATAAGGACATGATTGAACGCGCTGATTACGTGATTGATATTGGTCCAAAAGCTGGAAAATATGGCGGCGAAATAATTAGTATTGGCACACCCAAGGAATTAAAAACACACAATACGCTTACTGCCAATTATTTAAATGGAAATAAAGAGATTGAAATCCCCAAAAAACGCCGAGAGGGTAATGGTAAGTTTTTAGAATTAAAAGGGTGTACAGGAAACAATCTAAAAAATGTATCAGTAAAATTTCCTTTAGGAAAAATGATTGGTGTTACAGGTGTTTCTGGTAGTGGAAAATCTACCCTAATTAACGAAACCTTATATCCTATTTTAAATGCTTATTATTTTAATGGCGTAAAAAAACCAATGCCTTATAAAAGTATTAAAGGCATGGAACATATAGACAAAGTGATTGATATCAATCAGTCCCCAATTGGAAGAACACCAAGAAGTAATCCTGCCACATATACTGGTACTTTTAGTGAAATCAGAGCTTTATTTGCTAAAATACCTGAAGCTATGATTCGTGGTTATAAAGCTGGCAGATTTAGTTTTAACGTAAAAGGTGGACGTTGTGAAACTTGCCAAGGTGGAGGTTTACGTGTTATTGAAATGAATTTCCTTCCGGATGTTTACGTAGAATGTGAAACTTGTCAAGGAAAACGTTTTAATCGTGAAACATTAGAAATTCGTTACAAAGGAAAGTCTATAAGCGATGTATTAGACATGACAATAAACGAAGCTGTAGATTTCTTTGAACACATTCCAAAAATTCATAAAAAGCTTAAAACCATTAAGGATGTAGGCTTAGGATATATCACTCTTGGTCAACAAAGTACAACTCTTTCTGGCGGTGAAGCGCAACGCATAAAATTAGCCACAGAGCTTTCAAAAAGAGATACAGGAAACACTTTTTACATTTTAGATGAACCCACTACCGGACTGCATTTTGAAGATATTAGAGTATTAATGATTGTACTTAACAAATTAGCTAATAAAGGCAATACTATATTAATTATAGAACATAACTTAGATGTTATTAAAACCGTTGATCACATTATTGATATTGGTTATGAAGGAGGAAAAGGCGGAGGAAAAGTAATTGTAGAAGGCACCCCCGAAGAAGTAGCCAAACATAAAAAAAGTTATACAGCAAAATTTCTTAAAAAAGAATTGAAATAA